A window of Microcoleus sp. FACHB-831 contains these coding sequences:
- a CDS encoding glycosyltransferase family 39 protein, giving the protein MKSELTSRWTLPPSWWRFLIVILLVAGVFFRFVNLGDKVYWHDETLTSLTISGYRWTEMIEQVFDGSEIGIEDLQKFQRTNPEKGLIDTVSSLAVDFPEHPPLYYAIAHLWNSFFGNSPAVTRSLSAFFSLFAFPSIYWLCLELFESSLVGWIAIAILAVSPFHMLYAQEAREYSLWTVTILLMSAALLRSLRVKTKSSWVIYAATVTLGLYTYPFSALVVIGHGIYVLISESFRITKTLIAFAIAAIAGFLVFAPWIIVILTNPGSLPASSWTSQKMAIISLIQIWIGNLSRIFFDLNLDSKSQLIYTVAPTLLVLILIGYSLYFLCRTTSKNIWLFVLTLIVFNALSLILPDLILGGRRSSVSRYMLPSYLGIQLAVAYLINAKTSVLSFSRRMWQIIVLVIISSGFISCAVSSQAETWWNKKNSHNNPQTARIINAATRPLLVSSNYNLNPGELLSLSYLLDPKVRLLLVLDPNIPKLPDGFSDVFVFNPSKKLRYTLVGDKKQKLEQVYPAQARLWRIKI; this is encoded by the coding sequence ATGAAAAGCGAATTGACTTCTAGGTGGACGCTACCACCAAGTTGGTGGCGATTTTTAATTGTTATCTTGTTGGTAGCTGGAGTGTTTTTTCGCTTCGTCAACCTTGGCGACAAAGTTTACTGGCACGATGAGACTCTTACCTCATTGACGATTTCTGGCTATAGATGGACAGAAATGATCGAGCAAGTTTTTGATGGTAGCGAAATTGGCATTGAAGATTTGCAGAAGTTTCAGCGCACAAATCCAGAGAAAGGGTTAATCGATACAGTTAGTTCTTTAGCAGTAGACTTTCCGGAACATCCGCCGCTATATTATGCGATCGCTCACTTATGGAATTCTTTTTTTGGTAATTCCCCCGCCGTAACTAGAAGTCTATCCGCCTTCTTTAGTTTATTTGCTTTCCCCTCCATCTATTGGCTTTGTTTAGAATTATTTGAATCCTCACTTGTAGGGTGGATAGCCATTGCAATCTTAGCCGTCTCGCCATTTCATATGCTATACGCCCAAGAAGCGCGGGAATATAGCTTGTGGACAGTTACTATCTTGCTAATGAGCGCCGCCTTACTGCGATCGCTCCGAGTAAAAACTAAAAGCAGTTGGGTAATTTATGCGGCAACTGTAACGCTTGGACTCTATACTTATCCCTTCTCTGCTTTAGTTGTAATTGGACATGGCATCTATGTATTAATAAGTGAAAGTTTCCGCATTACTAAAACATTAATTGCCTTCGCGATCGCCGCTATTGCTGGATTTCTTGTTTTTGCACCTTGGATAATAGTTATTCTTACCAACCCAGGTTCGCTTCCCGCCTCATCCTGGACATCTCAAAAAATGGCTATTATTTCTTTAATTCAAATATGGATTGGTAATTTAAGTAGGATATTTTTCGATTTAAATTTAGATTCAAAATCTCAATTAATATACACCGTAGCTCCTACTTTACTGGTATTAATCTTAATAGGCTATTCCCTTTATTTTTTATGCCGTACAACCAGCAAAAACATTTGGCTATTTGTTTTAACCTTAATTGTATTTAATGCTTTATCTCTAATACTGCCAGATTTAATTTTGGGAGGACGGCGTTCCAGCGTCAGCCGCTATATGCTCCCTAGTTACTTAGGCATTCAGCTAGCAGTTGCTTATCTTATAAACGCCAAGACTAGCGTATTAAGTTTCTCCCGGAGGATGTGGCAAATAATAGTATTAGTAATAATCTCCAGTGGCTTTATATCGTGTGCGGTAAGTTCTCAAGCAGAGACTTGGTGGAATAAGAAAAATAGCCATAACAATCCCCAAACAGCCCGCATTATTAACGCCGCGACTCGTCCGCTTTTAGTCAGCAGCAATTATAACCTTAACCCCGGTGAGTTGCTGTCTCTCAGCTATTTGCTAGATCCCAAAGTGAGGCTATTATTGGTGCTTGACCCAAATATCCCCAAGCTCCCCGATGGGTTTAGCGACGTGTTTGTTTTTAATCCTTCCAAAAAGCTGCGTTATACCCTTGTTGGAGATAAAAAACAAAAATTAGAGCAAGTTTATCCCGCCCAAGCTCGGCTGTGGAGAATTAAAATATAA
- a CDS encoding glycosyltransferase family 39 protein yields MTRLNIKQVPTTSTTSRKLASIWQLPPTWLRFLIVALLVLGVFFRFVNLDRKIYWVDETYSSLRIAGYLESELVHEVSSNSPLGIKNLQKYQGIVPEKGLADTVRTLAVETPEHPPLYYVFARFWMQLFGNSIAAARSSAAIISFLALPCMYWLCMELFELSFSVAEISTARVPVAASVGGRGSRSIPESFSGGGVKTSRIPESFSDGGVKTSRVPGSLVGWLAVALMAVSPFHLLYAQEFREYSTLALMTLLSSACLLRAMRKSTLISWSIYAATIALGLYSYPYVGFVAIGHGIYVVASERFRWSKAVKNYLLASIAAIVAFSPWIIVTLSNLAQLDTSIGWQTRSREPLMLLVRKWVVNLSRVFVDFGMTEEAPKIQLIALVPLILLSLVLVGYSIYFLCRHAPKKVWLFVVILIGVTALALILPDVIKGGRRSIFGRYMTASYLGVQIAVAYLIAAQLASTSVKVVRQKMWQVAAIAIFSVGVLSCSVSSQADVWWTKYTSPQNFQLAKTINESPRPLLISATKPNYSNFTIVGNLISLSYLLDPKVQLQVVVEPNIPKIPDGFSDVFLLLPTKEWRSEVEKQYNAQAKLIYSDKMNAWLWKLEKQ; encoded by the coding sequence ATGACTAGACTAAACATTAAGCAGGTTCCGACAACCTCTACCACAAGCCGGAAACTGGCTTCTATTTGGCAGCTACCACCGACGTGGTTGCGGTTTCTAATAGTTGCCCTCTTGGTACTAGGAGTATTTTTTAGGTTTGTGAATCTTGACCGAAAGATTTACTGGGTAGATGAGACTTATAGCTCCTTACGGATCGCAGGCTACCTAGAGTCAGAATTGGTACACGAAGTTTCTTCTAATTCACCCCTTGGTATCAAAAATTTACAAAAATATCAGGGTATTGTTCCTGAAAAAGGCTTAGCGGATACAGTTAGAACTTTAGCTGTAGAAACTCCAGAGCATCCACCACTCTATTACGTGTTTGCGAGATTTTGGATGCAGTTGTTTGGCAATTCAATAGCAGCAGCCAGAAGTTCAGCTGCAATAATCAGCTTCTTGGCATTGCCTTGTATGTACTGGTTATGCATGGAATTATTTGAATTGTCTTTTTCTGTTGCCGAGATATCAACTGCTCGCGTTCCCGTCGCTGCTTCTGTTGGTGGCAGAGGAAGTCGGAGCATTCCCGAATCTTTTTCTGGTGGTGGGGTAAAAACTTCCCGCATTCCCGAATCTTTTTCTGACGGTGGGGTAAAAACTTCCAGGGTTCCCGGTTCTTTAGTGGGATGGCTAGCCGTAGCATTAATGGCTGTCTCACCCTTTCACTTACTCTACGCGCAGGAATTTCGAGAGTATAGTACGTTAGCTTTGATGACGTTGTTATCAAGCGCGTGCTTGCTACGAGCCATGAGGAAAAGCACGCTAATTAGTTGGAGTATTTATGCAGCAACCATAGCGCTGGGACTATATTCCTATCCTTATGTAGGATTTGTTGCTATTGGTCATGGCATATATGTAGTAGCAAGCGAACGCTTCCGCTGGAGTAAGGCGGTGAAGAATTATTTGCTTGCTTCTATTGCAGCGATTGTTGCTTTTTCGCCTTGGATTATTGTTACTCTTAGTAACTTGGCTCAACTTGATACGTCAATCGGCTGGCAAACACGCTCGCGAGAGCCGTTGATGCTTTTGGTTAGAAAGTGGGTTGTCAATCTGAGCCGTGTTTTTGTTGATTTTGGCATGACTGAAGAAGCGCCAAAAATCCAGCTAATAGCGCTTGTGCCCTTGATTTTACTCAGCTTAGTTTTGGTAGGGTATTCAATTTACTTTCTCTGTCGTCACGCCCCAAAAAAAGTTTGGTTGTTTGTTGTGATATTGATAGGGGTGACAGCTCTAGCTCTCATCCTGCCAGATGTGATTAAGGGTGGGAGGCGGTCGATTTTCGGTCGGTATATGACAGCATCTTATTTAGGTGTTCAGATAGCTGTTGCATATCTAATTGCTGCTCAACTTGCTTCTACATCTGTTAAAGTTGTGCGTCAGAAGATGTGGCAGGTTGCAGCGATCGCCATCTTCTCTGTGGGAGTTCTCTCCTGTAGCGTGAGTTCTCAGGCAGATGTTTGGTGGACTAAGTACACCAGCCCACAAAATTTCCAATTAGCTAAGACAATTAATGAGTCTCCTCGCCCACTTTTAATCAGCGCTACCAAGCCAAATTACTCCAATTTTACGATTGTAGGTAATTTAATTTCCCTTAGCTATCTGCTCGACCCCAAAGTGCAGCTTCAGGTGGTAGTTGAACCAAATATACCTAAGATTCCTGATGGTTTCAGCGATGTGTTTTTACTCCTGCCTACTAAGGAGTGGCGCTCTGAAGTTGAGAAACAATACAATGCTCAGGCAAAGCTTATTTACAGCGACAAAATGAATGCTTGGCTCTGGAAATTAGAAAAACAGTGA
- a CDS encoding glycosyltransferase family 87 protein: MRKLINYWHQLTAITQQLYIILFINLIINLPMTLIVGLLTKEFKGSILFHTAQSFTAQLFFKKGSDSWMPMSKAFDYLQSVPQNTLYQEIFFTQRVKFQYPPSSLLVYSGLQEVKQFFSEIVKYFQPNGISWTDFFQALSWIFVLITVFMAIKIFKLSLERNSEPSLDSSSKVDILTRNILLVCLTLTFYPVIKAYTLGQIQTWLNCMFAIVIFLWMQDKKQISGILTGIMCLIKPQYAIILLWGIVRKQWSFVRSFVFIALTGLLISIFLFGIENHIEYIKVLKLISQHGEAYYSNQSVNGLLHRLLFNGNNLQFEDGYFPPFNLLVYLGTVISSAVLIGVAIFLPRKTTQKESTIDFCIIGITSTMASPVAWEHHYGILLPIYAFLVPYLLKKQIFGKMTIPYLCLSYILCSNNFSINKAIAHIPLLNIFQSYLFAGSLMVLGALYILNSRKIDRNSLIPVQNKMANL, from the coding sequence ATGAGAAAATTAATTAACTATTGGCATCAGTTAACTGCTATTACACAACAGCTTTATATTATTTTATTTATAAATTTAATAATTAATTTGCCAATGACATTAATAGTAGGTTTATTAACCAAAGAATTTAAAGGCTCAATACTATTTCATACGGCGCAATCTTTTACAGCTCAATTATTTTTCAAAAAAGGCTCAGATTCATGGATGCCAATGAGCAAGGCATTTGATTATCTTCAATCTGTTCCTCAGAACACGCTGTATCAGGAAATATTTTTTACACAAAGGGTAAAATTTCAGTATCCCCCTAGTTCTTTATTAGTTTATTCCGGTTTACAAGAAGTAAAACAATTTTTTAGCGAAATTGTAAAATATTTCCAACCAAATGGCATATCTTGGACGGATTTCTTTCAAGCATTGTCATGGATATTTGTATTGATTACAGTATTTATGGCAATTAAAATATTTAAGTTAAGTTTAGAAAGAAATTCTGAGCCTAGCCTCGACTCATCATCGAAGGTTGATATACTCACTAGAAATATTCTTTTAGTATGTTTAACTTTAACATTTTATCCTGTAATAAAAGCTTACACTTTGGGCCAGATACAAACATGGCTAAACTGTATGTTCGCTATAGTTATTTTCTTGTGGATGCAAGATAAAAAACAAATTTCCGGTATTTTAACAGGAATTATGTGTCTGATTAAACCACAGTACGCAATTATTCTATTGTGGGGAATTGTGCGGAAACAATGGAGTTTTGTACGCTCATTTGTATTTATTGCTTTAACAGGTTTACTAATTTCTATTTTTCTATTTGGTATTGAAAATCATATAGAGTATATAAAGGTTCTGAAGTTGATATCTCAGCATGGCGAAGCTTATTATTCTAATCAATCAGTCAATGGATTGCTGCATAGATTGTTATTCAATGGAAATAACTTACAGTTTGAAGATGGGTATTTTCCTCCATTTAATTTGTTAGTTTATCTCGGCACAGTAATTAGTTCGGCTGTATTAATTGGGGTGGCTATATTTTTGCCGAGGAAAACCACCCAAAAAGAAAGTACAATCGATTTTTGTATAATTGGCATTACATCTACTATGGCTTCTCCAGTTGCGTGGGAACATCACTATGGTATTCTTTTGCCAATATATGCATTTTTAGTTCCTTATTTATTAAAAAAACAAATTTTTGGAAAAATGACAATTCCTTACTTATGTCTTAGTTACATACTCTGTAGTAATAATTTTTCTATAAATAAGGCGATCGCGCATATACCATTATTGAATATTTTCCAATCTTACCTCTTTGCTGGAAGCTTGATGGTATTAGGAGCTTTATATATTTTAAATAGTAGAAAAATAGATAGAAATAGTTTAATTCCTGTTCAAAATAAAATGGCTAACCTTTAA
- a CDS encoding glycosyltransferase family 39 protein, protein MAESNLKQVAPISPKRSRLTSIWQLPPTWLRVLIIVVLALGIFFRFANLDKKVYWVDESYTSLRIAGYLESELIQQVSERQIIGIKDLQNYQGINSEKGLIDTVSSIAIEHPEHPPLYYALARFWVQLFGNSIAVTRSSAAVISLLAFPCIYWLCMELFSSPLSFAARQANGVVPGSLVGCSAIALIAISPFHVLYAQEAREYSLWAVTILLSSACLLRAIRKSTSISWVVYAVTVAFGLYSHLYFAFVALGHGIYVLATEGLRGTKTFKTYLLASVAGIVAFSPWIIILIANLTQIRKSVGWEIQSTIPRLLLLKNLVINLNRVFIDFNLDGDRYLSHLVPLILISATILALVGYSFYFLYTQKPQKAWKFIFALIAPTALLLIIPDLIFGWVRSTQSRYMIALYLGIHLAVAYLIAAQINCISLKIKQQKAWRIAMIALFSLGILSCAISSQADSWWNKYSSSQNLQLARIINQAPHPILLSDTNSETVNYMTIGNLLSLSYLLDSKVQLQLVVKPSIPKITDSTRDVFLLLPSQELRRGLEKEQNFHLEPVYQEKALTWLWKLVKTQ, encoded by the coding sequence ATGGCTGAATCAAATCTTAAACAGGTTGCACCAATTTCTCCCAAACGCAGTAGATTAACTTCTATTTGGCAGCTACCTCCAACTTGGTTGCGGGTTTTAATTATTGTCGTGTTAGCACTGGGCATATTTTTTCGCTTTGCCAATCTTGATAAAAAAGTATATTGGGTGGATGAGAGTTATACTTCCTTACGCATTGCTGGCTATCTAGAGTCAGAATTGATACAGCAAGTCTCTGAGCGCCAAATTATTGGCATTAAAGATCTACAAAATTATCAGGGGATTAATTCTGAAAAAGGATTGATTGATACAGTAAGTTCTATAGCCATAGAACACCCAGAACATCCACCACTGTATTACGCTTTAGCAAGATTTTGGGTGCAGCTATTTGGCAATTCAATAGCGGTGACTAGAAGTTCGGCAGCCGTAATTAGCTTGTTAGCATTTCCTTGTATATATTGGCTATGCATGGAATTATTTAGCTCGCCATTATCTTTTGCTGCAAGGCAAGCAAATGGCGTCGTTCCCGGTTCTTTAGTTGGATGCAGTGCGATCGCTCTAATAGCTATCTCACCCTTTCACGTACTATACGCCCAGGAAGCGCGGGAATATAGTTTGTGGGCTGTAACTATCTTGTTATCAAGCGCCTGCCTACTAAGAGCGATTAGGAAAAGCACCTCCATAAGTTGGGTCGTTTATGCAGTAACGGTAGCGTTCGGACTCTATTCCCACTTATATTTTGCATTCGTTGCTCTTGGTCATGGGATTTATGTATTAGCCACTGAAGGCTTACGAGGAACTAAGACATTTAAAACTTATTTGCTTGCCTCTGTTGCAGGGATTGTAGCTTTTTCGCCTTGGATTATCATTTTGATAGCGAATTTGACCCAAATTCGTAAGTCAGTAGGCTGGGAAATACAATCAACTATACCCCGTTTGCTTTTACTTAAAAACTTAGTTATTAATCTCAATCGGGTTTTTATAGATTTTAATTTAGACGGCGATCGCTACTTATCACATTTAGTTCCGCTAATTTTAATTAGCGCAACTATATTAGCTTTAGTTGGATATTCCTTTTATTTTTTGTATACTCAAAAACCCCAAAAAGCTTGGAAATTTATTTTTGCCTTAATAGCTCCTACAGCGCTATTGCTGATTATCCCAGATTTAATCTTTGGGTGGGTTCGGTCAACCCAGAGTCGTTATATGATCGCGCTTTATTTAGGTATCCATCTAGCTGTTGCTTACCTAATTGCTGCTCAAATTAATTGCATTTCTCTTAAAATAAAGCAACAAAAAGCGTGGAGAATTGCGATGATTGCTTTGTTTTCACTAGGGATTTTGTCCTGCGCTATCAGCTCTCAAGCTGATAGTTGGTGGAACAAGTATAGCAGCAGTCAAAATCTACAGCTAGCTCGCATCATTAACCAAGCTCCTCATCCTATTTTGCTCAGCGATACCAACAGCGAGACGGTAAATTATATGACGATAGGTAATCTACTGTCTCTTAGCTATTTGCTAGATTCAAAAGTACAGCTTCAGCTAGTAGTTAAACCAAGTATCCCTAAAATTACTGATAGTACTCGTGATGTATTCCTATTGCTACCTTCTCAGGAGTTGCGGCGCGGACTCGAAAAAGAGCAGAATTTTCATTTAGAGCCTGTTTACCAAGAAAAAGCGCTAACCTGGCTCTGGAAATTAGTCAAAACTCAGTAA
- the pruA gene encoding L-glutamate gamma-semialdehyde dehydrogenase, which yields MVLQISNTNTAYETKTLEIAKTLLAATKEKRSFFAQIQDQMRWDDKLLAWAMANPGLRVQLFRFIDCLPSLRSKQEIARHLQEYLGDESVELPAALKGMLNFANPDSMPGSVAATTVSTAVETLAHKYIAGENIKQVIKTVERLRKDKMTFTIDLLGEAVITEAEAQSYLDRYLELMTQLSDAAKSWPKVEAIDKADGEDIPRVQVSVKLTAFYSQFDPLDAMGSQERVSDRIRLLLRRAKELGAAVHFDMEQYSYKDITLSILKQLLMEEEFRNRTDVGMTIQAYLRDSEQDLRDLIEWAKQRGNPLTVRLVKGAYWDQETIKAAQKDWHQPVYNDKAATDANFEKLTQLMLENHEYIYSAIGSHNVRSQARAIAIAQTLNIPRRRFEMQVLYGMGDKLAKALVDKGYRVRVYCPYGDLLPGMAYLIRRLLENTANSSFLRQNMEDRPVEELLAPPVANGNEASTHEVKRVFPNVADTDYAEVEARERSRKAFQTVRAQLGKTYLPLIDGEYQNTSQSFDSLNPSNPTEVVGTVGLISIEQAEQAIKAAKAAFPSWRRTPVRERAGVLRKAAELMEQRRDELSALMSLEVGKPVREADGEVSEAIDFCRYYADEMERLDGGHNYDIAGENNRYNYQARGVSLIISPWNFPLAIPTGMTVASLVAGNCTLLKPAEVSSAIAAKLAEILVEAGIPKGVFQFVPGKGSTVGAYMVKHPDVHMITFTGSMEVGCRIYADAAILQPGQKHLKRVIAEMGGKNAIIVDESADLDQAVAGVVQSAFGYSGQKCSACSRAIVLEPVYDAFVARLVEATRSLNIGVAELPSTGVGPVIDANAHSRIREYIEKGRAEATVALEMPAPEGGYFIGPVIFSEVAPEATIAQEEIFGPVLSVIRAKDFSEAIAIANGTNFALTGGLYSRTPSHIDKAQAEFEVGNLYINRGITGAIVSRQPFGGFKLSGVGSKAGGPDYLLQFLEPRVITENIQRQGFAPIEGVD from the coding sequence GTGGTCTTACAAATATCTAATACTAATACCGCTTACGAAACGAAAACCCTGGAAATCGCCAAAACACTTCTGGCAGCAACTAAGGAAAAACGCTCCTTTTTTGCTCAAATACAGGATCAAATGCGGTGGGATGATAAATTGCTCGCTTGGGCAATGGCTAATCCTGGTTTGCGCGTACAGCTGTTTCGCTTCATTGACTGTCTGCCTTCCCTGCGTAGCAAACAGGAAATTGCTCGTCACTTGCAGGAATATCTGGGGGATGAGTCGGTTGAACTGCCAGCGGCTCTCAAAGGTATGCTGAACTTTGCTAACCCAGACTCGATGCCGGGAAGTGTTGCTGCGACGACTGTATCCACAGCAGTAGAAACTTTAGCGCATAAGTATATTGCTGGGGAAAACATTAAACAAGTCATCAAGACGGTTGAACGGTTGCGGAAAGATAAGATGACCTTCACCATCGACCTCTTGGGTGAGGCGGTGATTACGGAAGCCGAAGCGCAGTCTTATTTGGATCGTTACCTAGAATTGATGACCCAATTGAGTGATGCGGCGAAGTCTTGGCCTAAAGTCGAGGCGATCGATAAGGCAGATGGGGAAGATATACCGCGAGTTCAGGTATCGGTCAAGTTAACGGCATTTTATTCGCAGTTTGACCCCTTAGATGCGATGGGGAGTCAGGAACGAGTAAGCGATCGCATCCGCCTCCTCTTGCGTCGCGCTAAGGAATTAGGTGCTGCCGTTCACTTCGATATGGAACAGTACTCCTATAAAGACATTACCTTAAGCATCCTCAAGCAGTTGTTGATGGAAGAAGAGTTCCGCAACCGCACCGATGTGGGGATGACAATTCAAGCTTATCTGCGCGACAGCGAACAAGATTTGCGAGATTTGATCGAATGGGCAAAACAGCGCGGAAATCCCCTGACGGTACGCTTGGTTAAGGGTGCTTATTGGGATCAGGAAACGATCAAAGCTGCCCAGAAAGATTGGCATCAGCCAGTTTATAACGACAAAGCGGCAACAGATGCCAATTTTGAGAAATTAACCCAGTTGATGCTGGAAAATCACGAGTATATTTACTCGGCTATTGGCAGCCATAACGTGCGATCGCAAGCACGCGCCATTGCGATCGCCCAAACCCTAAATATTCCCCGCCGTCGCTTTGAGATGCAAGTCTTGTACGGTATGGGCGATAAACTGGCAAAAGCATTAGTCGATAAAGGCTATCGCGTGCGGGTTTACTGTCCTTACGGCGATTTGCTACCAGGGATGGCTTATCTGATTCGTCGCTTGCTGGAAAATACTGCTAATAGTTCTTTCCTGCGGCAAAACATGGAAGATCGTCCCGTCGAAGAATTGTTAGCGCCGCCAGTTGCCAATGGAAACGAGGCGTCAACCCATGAGGTTAAAAGGGTATTCCCCAATGTAGCCGATACCGACTATGCGGAGGTAGAAGCAAGGGAGCGATCGCGCAAGGCTTTCCAAACAGTACGCGCACAACTAGGGAAAACCTATTTACCCCTAATCGACGGCGAATATCAAAATACATCGCAGTCCTTTGATTCCCTCAATCCCTCTAACCCAACTGAAGTAGTGGGAACGGTTGGACTCATTTCTATAGAACAAGCAGAACAAGCAATTAAGGCAGCAAAAGCAGCCTTCCCCAGTTGGCGGCGGACACCAGTACGGGAACGCGCTGGCGTCTTGCGGAAAGCAGCCGAGTTGATGGAACAGCGCCGCGATGAATTATCTGCTTTGATGTCGTTGGAAGTAGGCAAACCAGTACGGGAAGCAGATGGAGAAGTCTCAGAGGCGATAGACTTCTGTCGCTACTACGCCGACGAGATGGAAAGGCTGGACGGGGGTCACAATTATGACATTGCAGGTGAGAATAACCGCTATAACTACCAAGCGCGGGGAGTTTCGCTGATAATTTCTCCTTGGAATTTCCCCCTAGCTATTCCTACGGGGATGACAGTTGCTTCCTTAGTGGCGGGGAATTGCACGCTACTGAAGCCAGCAGAAGTTTCATCAGCGATCGCCGCGAAATTAGCGGAAATTTTGGTAGAAGCAGGCATTCCCAAAGGGGTGTTTCAATTCGTTCCTGGTAAGGGTTCGACGGTTGGTGCTTATATGGTGAAGCATCCCGATGTCCACATGATTACCTTCACGGGATCGATGGAAGTTGGTTGTCGCATCTACGCCGATGCCGCGATTTTACAACCCGGTCAGAAGCACCTGAAGCGCGTGATTGCTGAGATGGGAGGCAAAAACGCGATTATTGTGGATGAGAGTGCAGACCTCGACCAAGCTGTGGCGGGTGTGGTGCAGTCGGCGTTTGGCTATAGCGGTCAGAAGTGTTCTGCTTGTTCGCGGGCGATTGTGTTGGAACCCGTTTACGATGCTTTTGTAGCGAGGTTAGTAGAAGCGACGCGATCGCTCAACATCGGCGTCGCTGAACTTCCCAGCACCGGGGTTGGCCCAGTGATTGATGCCAATGCTCACAGCCGCATCCGCGAATATATCGAAAAAGGTCGCGCCGAAGCAACAGTGGCCTTAGAAATGCCAGCCCCCGAAGGCGGCTATTTTATCGGCCCAGTTATATTTAGCGAAGTTGCGCCAGAGGCGACAATAGCCCAAGAGGAAATTTTTGGCCCCGTGTTGTCTGTAATTCGGGCAAAAGATTTTTCAGAAGCAATAGCGATCGCTAACGGTACAAATTTCGCGCTTACGGGTGGGTTGTACTCCCGCACTCCTTCGCACATCGACAAGGCACAAGCTGAGTTTGAAGTGGGCAACCTTTATATTAATCGGGGGATTACGGGCGCGATCGTATCGCGACAACCCTTCGGTGGCTTCAAACTTTCTGGGGTTGGTTCCAAGGCAGGAGGGCCAGATTACTTGCTGCAATTCCTCGAACCTCGTGTAATTACGGAGAATATTCAACGCCAAGGTTTCGCGCCAATTGAAGGCGTAGATTAA
- a CDS encoding alpha/beta fold hydrolase codes for MIEPLGFEQQSIVTSLGRMVYYTNTGEIWQPLDAATANDQPKLVFLHGFGGGSSAYEWSKVYPAFASEYRVLAPDLIGWGRSEHPARNYKIDDYITTIIEFIEQTCEQPITAIASSLTAAFTIRAAIARPDLFKSLILTTPAGLSDFGENYSQSFFAQLVSTPFLDRFIYSTGVATEGGIRSFLEQRQFAQSSRVYQEIVDAYLQSAEQPNAEYAALSFVRGDLCFDLSLHVTQLTVPTAIIWGEKSQFTGPEIGQRLAALNPQAIRAFQHLDDVGLTPQLEVPAVTIGLIRRFLALLE; via the coding sequence ATGATTGAGCCACTCGGCTTTGAACAGCAATCAATCGTCACCTCGCTGGGAAGAATGGTGTATTACACCAACACTGGGGAAATTTGGCAGCCATTAGACGCAGCCACTGCCAACGATCAGCCCAAGTTAGTGTTTTTGCACGGCTTTGGCGGGGGGTCATCTGCCTACGAGTGGTCGAAGGTCTACCCAGCTTTTGCCAGCGAGTATCGAGTTTTAGCGCCAGACTTAATTGGCTGGGGAAGATCTGAGCATCCGGCGCGGAATTACAAGATTGATGACTATATCACCACCATCATCGAGTTTATCGAGCAGACCTGCGAGCAGCCTATTACAGCGATCGCGTCTTCTCTGACAGCAGCTTTCACAATTCGAGCAGCGATCGCGCGTCCCGATTTATTCAAATCGTTGATTTTAACCACACCCGCAGGTTTATCTGACTTTGGGGAAAACTATTCCCAAAGCTTCTTTGCCCAACTCGTCAGCACGCCCTTCCTCGACCGATTTATCTACAGCACTGGCGTTGCTACCGAAGGCGGCATCCGCAGCTTCCTAGAACAACGTCAATTTGCCCAAAGCAGCCGCGTTTACCAAGAAATAGTGGACGCCTATCTACAGTCTGCCGAGCAACCGAATGCAGAATATGCGGCGCTTTCATTTGTGCGGGGAGATTTGTGCTTCGATCTATCCCTGCACGTTACCCAGCTTACCGTTCCCACAGCGATTATCTGGGGGGAAAAGTCGCAGTTTACTGGCCCAGAGATCGGCCAGCGTTTGGCCGCACTTAATCCGCAAGCAATTAGAGCCTTTCAACACCTTGATGATGTTGGGCTGACACCGCAACTGGAAGTGCCTGCGGTGACAATCGGCTTAATCCGACGATTTTTGGCTTTGTTGGAATAG